The genomic segment TCGGTGTCGGCCGACGTGCTGCTCGCGCCGACGATCAACCTCCTGCGGCACCCGCGCTGGGGCCGCGCACAGGAGACCTACGGCGAGGACACGCACCACGTGGGCGAGATGGGCGTCGCCTTCATCGAAGGCGTGCAGTCCGAGGGCGTGCTCGCGAGCGCGAAGCACTTCGCCGCGAACAGCATCGAGGACACGCGCCACACCGTGAACGTCGAGATCGACGAGCGGACCCTGCGCGAGGTCTACCTCCCGCACTTTCGCCGCGCCGTGCAGGAGGCCCAGGTCGCGTCGATCATGAGCGCCTACAACCAGGTCAACGGCCTCTACTGCGACCTCAACGCGCACCTCCTGAACGACATCCTGAAGGGCGAGTGGGAGTTCGCGGGCTTCGTCGAGTCGGACTGGATCCTCGGCACCCACGGCGACGTGGAGTCCGTTCGCGCCGGGCTCGACATCGAGATGCCCAACGACGCGAACTTTCGCCGCCTGCGCGCCGCCGTCCTGAACGGCGCGATGGCCGAGTCGGAGATCGACGCGAGCGTCCGGCGCATCCTGCGCGCCCAGCTCTGCTACGCCCTCGACCCCGCGGTGCGCGGCATGGACGACCCGAGCGCGAGGGAGACCGACGCCCACCTCGCGCTCGCGCGACGCGCCGCGACCGAGAGCGTGGTCCTGCTCGAGAACGACGGCGTCCTGCCGCTGGCCGCCGACGCGACCCTCTTCGTGGCCGGGCGCGCGGCCGACGTGGAGAACATCGGCGACGAGGGCTCGAGCCGCGTGCGACCCAGCGACGTCGTCACCGTGGTCGAGGGCCTCGAGGCGCGCGGCGTCGCCTTCACGCACCTCGCCGGCACCACCCTGGACGCCGCGCAGGAGGCGGCGGCGCGCGCGGCCGACGTGGTCGTCGTCGTCACCGGGCTGCTCGCCGAGGACGAGGGCGAGGCCGAGATCGGCGGCGGCGACCGGGAGAGCCTCGAGGTGCCCGCGGACGAGGTCGCGCTCATCCGCGCGCTCGCCGCGCTCAACCCGAACGTGGTGGTCGTGCTCGAGGGCGGCGCCGCGTTCACCGTGAGCGACTGGTCCGGTGACGCGCGCGCGCTGATGATGGCGTTCTACCCGGGGCAGCACGGCGGCCACGCGCTCGCGGATCTGCTCTTCGGAGACGCGAGCCCCTCGGGTCGCCTCCCCTTCTCGATGCCCGCGCG from the Sandaracinaceae bacterium genome contains:
- a CDS encoding glycoside hydrolase family 3 N-terminal domain-containing protein, which encodes MRRVALLTVSLLVACDGPTRVDDAGVLDAGPPDAGRVYVPEPFSPTAATRAYCPLDDDAVEARITELLAALSLREKVAMMSGGAVAIVDHAWRTDGVERLGLPGFAMLDGPRGLSAFSNLRGTAFPVGMARGATWDPALEREVGAAMARELRSVSADVLLAPTINLLRHPRWGRAQETYGEDTHHVGEMGVAFIEGVQSEGVLASAKHFAANSIEDTRHTVNVEIDERTLREVYLPHFRRAVQEAQVASIMSAYNQVNGLYCDLNAHLLNDILKGEWEFAGFVESDWILGTHGDVESVRAGLDIEMPNDANFRRLRAAVLNGAMAESEIDASVRRILRAQLCYALDPAVRGMDDPSARETDAHLALARRAATESVVLLENDGVLPLAADATLFVAGRAADVENIGDEGSSRVRPSDVVTVVEGLEARGVAFTHLAGTTLDAAQEAAARAADVVVVVTGLLAEDEGEAEIGGGDRESLEVPADEVALIRALAALNPNVVVVLEGGAAFTVSDWSGDARALMMAFYPGQHGGHALADLLFGDASPSGRLPFSMPAREADLPPFDNTSETVRYEYLHGYRHLASEGTAAAYPFGFGLGYTTFTHDNLTLSSETIDADGTLELTVDVINAGATRGRDVVQLYVAAEGSRVSRAPWDLRAFASVELEPGARETVTLRVPVRDLAFWDEAAGAWEVERVAYTARVAHHAEDPGLSAAFSVE